From the Streptomyces nodosus genome, the window CACCCTCGGTGCCAGCCGGTCCAGCATCCGCGAGGCCGTGAAGACGCTGGCGGTGCTGGACATCGTCGAGGTGCGGCGCGGTCACGGCACATACGTCGGCCGGCTGAGCCTGTCCGCGCTGGTGGAGGGGCTGGCCTTCCGCGGTCTGCTCAGTCCCAGGGACGACTTCCGGATCCTGTCCGAGCTTGTCGAGGTGCGGGAGCTGATCGAACGCGGCATGGCCGCGCGCATCATGGCGACGCTCGGGCCCGAGGATCTCGACGCCCTCGATGTGCTCGTCGACGAGATGGACCGGCGCGGCGCCCACGACGACCGCGGCTTCGCGGAATGCGACCGCGCCTTCCACGAGCGGCTGATGAGGTCGCTGGAGAACGAGCTGGTCAGCCAGCTCTCGCTGGCCTTCTGGGACGTCTACGCCATGGTCGCGCCCCAGTTGGAGGGCATCTCCGAGGAGGCCGAGGCGGGGACCATCGCCGACCACCGCGCGATCGTGCGGGCGGCCCGGCAGGGGGACGTCGAGGGCTTGGTGCACGCCCTCTCCGGCCACTACGCGCCGGTGCGCAGGCGGCTGGCGGAGGCGCAGGCGTATGAGGGCCGGGGCGCGGAGGCGGAGACCGGGCGCACCGCCTGACGCGGGGTCACCAAAAGTCGCCCGCCCGTACCCGGCGGGGTCAGGACGTCGTTCCCCGCGTCGGACCTGCCGCCCGGGTCGGAACCGGGAGTGTGAGTCATCCCACTCTTGACCGACCCGGGCGGCCGCGTCTTATGGTTCGGACGTCAGACATCCGATGTCCCTTTCGTGGTCGGCCGCGATCAACACTTCCGTCACCCAGCCCATGGAGCAGCCCCCATGCCTCTGACCGCACCCCTGCGCGGGGTCGTCCCGCCCGTGTGCACCCCGCTCGACGCCCACGGCGAGGTCGACACGGCCTCCCTGGCCCGGCTGGCCGAGCACCTGCTCGGCGGCGGCGTCCACGGGCTCTTCGCCCTCGGCTCGACCAGCGAGGTCGCCTACCTCACCGACGAGCAGCGGGGCGCCGCCCTGGAGACGGTGGTCAACGCGGTCGACGGACGGGTACCGGTCCTCGCAGGCGTCATCGACACCACCACCCCGCGCGTACTCGACCACGCCCGCGAGGCGGCCCGGCTCGGCGCGGACGCCCTGGTCGTCACTGCGCCCTTCTACACCCGCACCCACCCCCGGGAGATCGCCGACCACTTCCGCCGGGTCCGGCAGACGGTGGACCTGCCGCTGTTCGCCTACGACCTGCCGGTCTCCGTGCACAGCAAGCTGTCGCCCGCCCTGATCCTCGAACTGGCCGCCGACGGGACCCTGGCCGGGCTCAAGGACAGCAGCGGCGACGAGGGCTCCTTGCGCCGCCTGCTCGTCGCCCTCGGCGGACGCCAGGGCCGCGCCGAGGGCCCCGCACCCGCCTTCTCCGTCCTCACCGGCTCCGAACTCACCGTCGACGCAGCCCTGCTGGCCGGCGTGGACGGCGTCGTCCCCGGCCTGGGCAACGTCGACCCCGCCGGCTACGTCCGGCTCTACGAGGCGGCCGGGGCCAGCGACTGGCCGCAGGCCGCCCGGGAGCAGGAGCGGCTCGCAGGCCTGTTCGCCATGGTCGACGCCGGCCCCGAGGCGGAGATGGGCCGCAGCTCCTCCGCGCTGGGCGCGTTCAAGGCGGCGCTGCGCCTGCTGGGCGTCATCGACTGCGGCGACACCGCGTTCCCGCAGATCCAGCTCGGCGCCGCACCCGTCGCCGAGGTCGACGCGCGGCTGCGCGCCGCCGGGCTCACCCCGGTCCGATGACGCGGTTCCCGGCCCCGGACACCGCTCCCGTCATCGGACTCGACCTCGGCGGCACCAAGATCGCCGCCGCCCTGGTCGGCCCGGACGGTACGGTGCTGCGCCGGCACACCCGCCCGACACCGGCGCGGGCGGGAGCCCCGGCGGTGCTCGACGCGCTCGCCGCCGCGGCCCGCGCGGTGGACGACGGCGCCCGTGCGATCGGCGTCGCCGCCGCCGGTGTCGTGGACCCGCGCACCGGCACCGTCACCAGCGCCACCGACTCCATCACCGGATGGGCAGGCACCGTCCTGGCCGCGGGCCTGTCCGGCCGTACGGGGCTGCCGGTCGTCTGCGACAACGACGTACGCGCCACGGCCGCCACCGAACTCGCCGCGGCCGGCGACCCATGCGCCTCCCTCGTCTACGTCGCCGTGGGCACCGGAGTCGGCGGCGCCGTCGCGGTGGACGGCCGGATGCTGCACGGCAGCGCCGGCATCGCGGGCCACCTCGGCCATGTGCCCAGCCCCGAGGCCGCCGGTCTGCCCTGCACCTGCGGAGGCAACGGCCACCTGGAGGCGATCGCCTCGGGACCCGCGATCACCGCCCTGTACGAGAGGCTGAGCGGCCGGACGGCCGACCGCCTCCAGACCGTCGCGGAACACGCAGCCGCGGGCGATCCCACCGCACGGCAGGCGATCACCACCGGGGCGCGGGCCACGGGAAGCGCCGTCGGCGGACTGGCCAACGCGCTCGGCCCGCACCGCGTCGTGATCGGCGGCGGCGTACCCCGGATCGGCGAGCTGTACTGGTCGGCGCTGACCGACGCCTTCCGCGCCGAGCTGATGGCCCCGCTGCGCCCTTTGCGCCCGGTCCCTCCGCGCCTGGGCCCCGACGCGGCCGTCCTGGGGGCGGCCCTGCTCACCCGCACCGCGTCCCCGCACTTTTTGGGAGGACCCCGATGACCACGACCCCCTCGCCCGTAGCCGCCGTCGCGGGCCGCCTGATCGTCTCCTGCCAGGCTCCCGAGGGCGACCCGATGCGCGACACCGCGACCCTGGTCCGGCTGGCGCGCTCCGCCGAGGCCGGTGGCGCCGCGGCTGTCCGCGTCAACGACCCCGAGGTGGTGGCCGCCGTCGCCGCCGCCGTCGCCCTGCCCGTGATCGGGCTCTGGAAGGACGGCGACACCGGCGTCTACATCACCCCGACGGTGCGCCACGCCCTTGCCGTCGCCGAGGCCGGCGCCCACGTGGTCGCCGCGGACGCCACGGCCCGCCCGCGCCCGGACGGCGGTTCCTTCGCCGACCTCGTGACCGCCGTGCACGCGGCGGGCGCCCTGGTCATGGCGGACGTCGCCACGCTGGAGGAAGGCGCGCTCGCCGCCCGGCAGGGCGCCGACCTCGTCTCCACCACCCTCTCGGGATACGCGCCCGGCTCCCCGCGCCGGACCGGCCCGGACCTGGAGCTGGTCGCCGCCCTCGCCCGCGCGACCGCCACCCCGGTCGTCGCCGAGGGCCGGATCACCACCCCCGAGGAGGCAGCCGAAGCGCTCGCCCGGGGCGCGCACAGCGTGGTCGTCGGCACCGCCATCACCGCCCCGACCGCCCTCACCCACCGCTTCGCGACGCACCTCACACGTCGATAGAGGCGCCTTTTACCTTCCGACGGTGCTCGGCGACGAGCCCGTCCGGCATCCTGGAGCAACCGTGCACCACACCGCGCCATCCGAGCCGCCCTGGTTCCGCCAGGTGGGCCGCAGCCAGTGGAAGTCGTTCTTCGCCGCCTGGATCGGCTACGTCCTCGACGGCTTCGACTTCGTCCTGATCACCCTGGTCCTCACCGAGATCAGCGCCGACTTCCACCTCGACACCGTCAAGGCGGCGAGCCTGGTCTCCGCCGCCTTCATCACACGCTGGCTCGGCGGCGCCCTGCTCGGCGCCCTCGGCGACCGCTTCGGGCGGAAGCTGTCGATGGTGGTCAGCATCCTGCTGTACTCCCTGGGCACCTTCGCCTGCGGATTCGCCTGGGACTACACCAGCCTGTTCGTCGCCCGGCTCGCCATCGGCATGGGCATGGCAGGCGAATACTCCGCCAGCGCCACCTACGTCATGGAGAGCTGGCCGGTGCGCATGCGCAACCGGGCCAGTGGCTTCCTGATCTCCGGCTACTCCGTGGGCACGGTGCTGGCCGCCCAGGTCTACAAGTGGGTCGTGCCGGCGCTCGGCTGGCGCTGGATGTTCTACCTCGGGCTGATCCCTGTCCTGGTCGCGCTGTGGATGCGCCGCGCGCTGCCCGAGGCCGCCGACTGGAAGGCCGCGGTCGCCGAGCGGGAGCAGCGGCCCAACCCCTTCCGCCCGCTGTTCACCACCCGGGCCAGGGCCACCGTCAACGTGATGCTCGCGGTGGCGGCCACCGTCTCGCTCTTCGCGGTCTTCACCCCGCTGGGCGACGGGCTCGTACCGGTCCTGTCGGTGCTCGCCGCGGCCTGTCTGATCGCCTTCGCGGTACAGCTCGGCGGCCGCCGCGGCTGGCTGCTGTACGTGTCGATGATCGTCACCATCTTCTTCGCGTTCCTGTACTCCTGGCCCATCCAGGCGCTGCTGCCCACCTATCTGAAGACCGACCTGGGCTACGACGCCGGACAGGTCACCGACGCGCTCTACTACGCGGGCTTCGGCACGATGGCCGGCTGCTGGCTGGCCGGGTTCGTGGGCGACTGGATCGGCACCAGGAAGGCGTACGCCTTCACGCTGCTGGCCTCACTGGTCTTCGTCTTCCCGGTCTTCGCGGTCCGGGACAGCCTGCCGCTGCTCGGCGTGCTGCTGTTCGTGCTCCAGGCCACCAGCTTCGGCATCTCCGGCCTGCTGCCCCGCTACATCGGTGGCCACTTCCCGACCCACACCCGGGCCGCCGCGCTGGGCTTCACCTACAACGTGGGCGCCCTGGGCGGCGCCGTGGCCCCCGTCCTCGGCGCCCGCCTCGCCTCCGGCATGGACCTGGGCCACGCGCTGGCCGTCCTCACCTTCGTCGGGACGGTGATCGTCGTGGTCCTGGTCGGCTTCGACGTCCCGGGCCGGCTGGGCCGGCTCCTCGACCCGGAGGGACCGGCCGACCACCTCGTGCTGGACGAGGACCGTGGCCCGGCCCCGGCGGCGGCGCGCGCGAGCGCGGACTAGCCGGTCGTACAGAGGGAGGGCGCCGCCGGTGATGCCGGAGGCACCCTGCCCGGCGGCCGTCAGTACGTGAGGCCCACGTGGGCCAGTGCCTGCTTGAGCAGCACCCCGTTCCCGGCAGTGGTAGTCCACGAGCGGCAGCGCCGCGAGCACCTCGTGGACCGCCGCGGCCCCGGCCGGCGCGCCCATCAGTAGACCCAGCGGTACGCCACCGCGACCTGCTCGTCGTCCAGCCCCTCGACGGCCGCGATCTCGCCCCGGCGCACGGCGATGACCGCGTCGGCGAGGACCGGTCCGAGCGCGGTGCGCAGCACGTCGTCCCCGCGGAACGCGGCGACAGCCTCCGCCAGCGAGACCGGCAGGCGCCGTACGCCCCGGGCCGCCGCCTCCGCCTCGCCGAACCGGGCCGGGTCCCCGGTGATCTCCTCGGGCAGGGACGCGGAGGAGGCCGTCCCGTCCAGCCCGGCGGCGATCAGGCAGCCCAGCGCCAGATACGGGTTGGCCGCGAGGTCGACCGGTTTGACCTCCAGGTTGGCCGCCTGCCCACGCTGCCCGCGGGTCCCGGTGACCACGCGCAGCGCGGCCTCCCGGGTCTCCCGGCCCCAGGCGCCGAACACCCCGGCCCACTGGGAGGGTCTGAGCCGGAGATAGCTGGCCGGGCTCGGCGCGGTCACGGCCGTCAGCGCGGGCATGCGGGCGAGGAGCCCGGCCGTGAAGGACTCGGCCTCGGCCGTCATGCCGTAGCGGCCGTCGCCCCCGGAGTGCAGGTTGGTCCCGTCGCGCCAGGCCGAGAGGTGGACGTGGCCGCCGTTGCCCACGCCCCGCGCGAGCACGGCCGGAGCGAAAGACACCTTCAGACCGTGCCGCCCGGCCACCGCCCGCACGGTCTGCCGCACCAGCACGCTGCGGTCGGCCGCCGCCACCGGATCCAGCGCGCCGACGGACACCTCGAACTGCCCGGCCGCGTACTCGGGATGGAACTGGTCCACGTCCACGCCCTGCGCCGCGAGGGCCGCCAGCAGATCGGCGGCGCAGTCGCTCAGCTCCACCTGTCGGACGGCCCCGTACGCCGGCCCCGACACCGCGGGCTCGAACTCGCCGCCGGGCGCGTCCCCTCGGCCGACGGCCCATTCGATCTCGACGGCCGCCCTGAAGGTGAGGCCGTGGCGCTGCTCGGCGTCGGCGGTGATCCGGCGCAGGAACGTACGGCTGCAGCCGGGGTGGGGCTCGCCCTCCTGGGTGATCCGGTCGACCGGCGCCCAGGCCCAGCCGGGCTGCCCGGACAGGACCACCAGGTGGTCGAGATCGGGGTAGAGCCGCAGATCGCCGTCGGGGGAGCCGAGGACGTCGGTGGTGACGATCGAGTCGTGCGCCAGGAAGGAGTCGAACACCGGGGACATGCCCACCCCCCAGGCCGCCGCCGAGGGCAGCTTCGCCGTCGGGACCGTCTTGACCCGGCCGATCCCCGCGGTGTCGACGTAGGCCAGGACGATGCCGTGCACGCCGCGCCCGGCCAGCTCGCCGCTGAGCGCGGTGGCCCGCTCGACGTCCCCGGGACGCCCACCGGGGACGGGGTCGGCAAGGGTGGTCATAGCCCTCCTCGACGGGCTCGGGCGAACCGGCGGACGGTGCCGCCCGCGTCAGGGTTTCACGGCGAACGCGCGGCAGGTGCACATTTCCACGCTGGGAAACGGAAGATGTGATGCGACCCTGCCCGGCCCCCGTGTGGGGTGTCCCAATTCCGCATTTCAAAGATGTGCTGAGTTGACAGAACGTTGACCAACGGAAGAGAGACCGTTGTCTCGCCAGAGACGAGGACGACTGGACCAAGGGGTATCCGTACACGCAGGAGAGCCGGCCGGGGCTGCGGACCGTGCCACGGCTCGAACCGGGTGAACTCGCCCGGATCGAGCGGCTGGTGTGCCGGGAGACCGCGCCCGGCGGCGGCACCCTGAACCACAACTGTGTCCAGGTCGTCGGCAGAACCAAGGGGCCACCGTGTCCGCACACCGACTCGCGTGCCCTGTGCCGCTATGCCGCGGTGCTCCACCTCAGCCCGAACATCCCCAAGGACTGCGGCACGAGCTTCTACCGGCAGAACCTGCCCGGCGGCGTCCTCGGCGGCAACATGGTCCAGGCACCGCACAACAACCCGCGACCGGTTACTGGGGCAGCGACCTGGAGGAGAGGCGTATGACGGCCGTCTTCTTCTGGATGGCCTGACCCGCGCCCAGGGGTCGGGGTTCGGCTCGGGCCCGTGGCCCACGCGCCCCTGGTCTCCTGGCCCGGTGGCGGCGGGGCGGGCTCTCGTCGCGGTTCACCCGCGCGCTGCATGCGGCTGTCGGCGGCGCACCGAGTCCTTCGCCCTCACCTCGCCGGCCTTCCTGGCAAAGCAGCGAGCACACGATGACCACAGACACGCTGTGCCCGGTCAACCCAGCCGATTCCACGAGCGTCTGACGGCCGAGCGGTTCGAAAGTCCCCTGCGGGTGGTCACCACCTCGGTGGTCTTTCCCTTCACCGACCCTGGCCACCGCCGGCAGCTGCACGGAGATGGCGTCTCGCCTGACCGAGCCGGTCCTCCCCGGACTCGCTGTCCTTGCCGTCTGTGACCGGGCGAAACGGCAGTTAATGCTTGCCGTGCGGGGGTGCGGGGGTGCGGGGGTGCGGGGGTGCGGGGCGACGGTCGGCTACGGAGCCGTACCGCCTTTGAGTGCGTTGAACGGACCCCGGCCGGAGCAGAAGGGGTACCGACGTGCGTCAATCGGCAATGACTGCGCTCTCGGGCGCGCTACGGGGGTACAAGTCTTCAAACCAAGATCGACCGCATTGCTGGGGGTCAAGGGGTCGCAGGTTCAAATCCTGTCGTCCCGACTGGAGACAGTCGCAGGTCAGGGCCGGTTTCGGAGACATCCGAAACCGGCCCTTGGTCATTCTTGGGGACCTGTTGGGGACCGGCGTCCTTGACCGGGGTCAGCGGGTCATGACGATCGGGCTCGGCAGGGAGCGTGGTGCGCGCAGCGCGCTGAAGTGTGCGGAGAGCGCTGCGCCGGCGGCCGTGATCTTGTGGATGTCCGGGTGGAGGTAGCGCTGGGTGGTGGTCAGCGAGCCGTGGCCGGCGATCCGTCGCAGGACGTGGACCTGGACTCCTGCGTCGGCGAACCAGGTCAGTCCGGTGTGCCGGAGGTCGTGGCGGCGCAGATGTTCGTAGCCGAGTCTGGTGACCACGTCGTCCCAGTGGGTGGCGTCACGCAGGACGGCGGTGGAGATGCGCCCGCCGCGCGGGCCGGTGAACAGGCGGGCGTCGGGGTCGGGGCCGGCGGACAGGATGCGCTGGGCGACGAGGGGGCGGATCTCCTCGACGATGGGAACCTTTCGGGCCCGCACACGCCTCCGACAACGCCCACCGTCCTGGCCTCGTGCGAGTGGCACAACAGCGAGCCAGCACACGCCACGGGTACATCTTCACACGGGACACGACCGTGATCATCGACGACTCTCTCGAAGACGTCCGCACTGGGAGAGAAGGAGGCGCCCACGTGATCGGTGTCGCCTCCGGCACCACATCAGCCGAGCAGCTTGCTGCTGCCGGGGCCTGTCATGTCATCCCTGGCCTAGCCGACACGCGGAACATAATTCACCTAATCACCCAATGTGCTGTGTCAGGTGCCGATCGGAGCTGCTCCTGACGACGGGTTGACGTGCATGAAGGGGAGACTCGTCCGTTCTGATCGACTCACAGCAGCGTGCGGGGCGCCAGCTCTCTCTGCGCCTTCTCGTCGCGCTGGGTTTCGTCCCCTCCCGCGTCGAGTTCGTGGAGTAGGTCGCCCAGCTCTCGGACCTGCACCGCTCTCGCCGTGCCTTCCCAAGGGCGACTCGTCGTCTGCCTCGGCACCGGCATAACCGTACTGAGCCGCGACGAACCGCTGACAGGTTGGGATGACATCAGGGTCAAACCGTAGGAAACGCCAGGCGTTCCGCGGGTTCCGAAGTGTTCCGGGTGCGACCGCGCCCTGTCTCGGCGGAGACGGGGCGCGGTACGCTCGGCT encodes:
- a CDS encoding sialate:H+ symport family MFS transporter, which gives rise to MHHTAPSEPPWFRQVGRSQWKSFFAAWIGYVLDGFDFVLITLVLTEISADFHLDTVKAASLVSAAFITRWLGGALLGALGDRFGRKLSMVVSILLYSLGTFACGFAWDYTSLFVARLAIGMGMAGEYSASATYVMESWPVRMRNRASGFLISGYSVGTVLAAQVYKWVVPALGWRWMFYLGLIPVLVALWMRRALPEAADWKAAVAEREQRPNPFRPLFTTRARATVNVMLAVAATVSLFAVFTPLGDGLVPVLSVLAAACLIAFAVQLGGRRGWLLYVSMIVTIFFAFLYSWPIQALLPTYLKTDLGYDAGQVTDALYYAGFGTMAGCWLAGFVGDWIGTRKAYAFTLLASLVFVFPVFAVRDSLPLLGVLLFVLQATSFGISGLLPRYIGGHFPTHTRAAALGFTYNVGALGGAVAPVLGARLASGMDLGHALAVLTFVGTVIVVVLVGFDVPGRLGRLLDPEGPADHLVLDEDRGPAPAAARASAD
- a CDS encoding HAD family hydrolase encodes the protein MAQQRASTRHGYIFTRDTTVIIDDSLEDVRTGREGGAHVIGVASGTTSAEQLAAAGACHVIPGLADTRNIIHLITQCAVSGADRSCS
- a CDS encoding type I glutamate--ammonia ligase, yielding MTTLADPVPGGRPGDVERATALSGELAGRGVHGIVLAYVDTAGIGRVKTVPTAKLPSAAAWGVGMSPVFDSFLAHDSIVTTDVLGSPDGDLRLYPDLDHLVVLSGQPGWAWAPVDRITQEGEPHPGCSRTFLRRITADAEQRHGLTFRAAVEIEWAVGRGDAPGGEFEPAVSGPAYGAVRQVELSDCAADLLAALAAQGVDVDQFHPEYAAGQFEVSVGALDPVAAADRSVLVRQTVRAVAGRHGLKVSFAPAVLARGVGNGGHVHLSAWRDGTNLHSGGDGRYGMTAEAESFTAGLLARMPALTAVTAPSPASYLRLRPSQWAGVFGAWGRETREAALRVVTGTRGQRGQAANLEVKPVDLAANPYLALGCLIAAGLDGTASSASLPEEITGDPARFGEAEAAARGVRRLPVSLAEAVAAFRGDDVLRTALGPVLADAVIAVRRGEIAAVEGLDDEQVAVAYRWVY
- a CDS encoding N-acetylmannosamine-6-phosphate 2-epimerase, translated to MTTTPSPVAAVAGRLIVSCQAPEGDPMRDTATLVRLARSAEAGGAAAVRVNDPEVVAAVAAAVALPVIGLWKDGDTGVYITPTVRHALAVAEAGAHVVAADATARPRPDGGSFADLVTAVHAAGALVMADVATLEEGALAARQGADLVSTTLSGYAPGSPRRTGPDLELVAALARATATPVVAEGRITTPEEAAEALARGAHSVVVGTAITAPTALTHRFATHLTRR
- a CDS encoding ROK family protein, whose product is MTRFPAPDTAPVIGLDLGGTKIAAALVGPDGTVLRRHTRPTPARAGAPAVLDALAAAARAVDDGARAIGVAAAGVVDPRTGTVTSATDSITGWAGTVLAAGLSGRTGLPVVCDNDVRATAATELAAAGDPCASLVYVAVGTGVGGAVAVDGRMLHGSAGIAGHLGHVPSPEAAGLPCTCGGNGHLEAIASGPAITALYERLSGRTADRLQTVAEHAAAGDPTARQAITTGARATGSAVGGLANALGPHRVVIGGGVPRIGELYWSALTDAFRAELMAPLRPLRPVPPRLGPDAAVLGAALLTRTASPHFLGGPR
- a CDS encoding dihydrodipicolinate synthase family protein — its product is MPLTAPLRGVVPPVCTPLDAHGEVDTASLARLAEHLLGGGVHGLFALGSTSEVAYLTDEQRGAALETVVNAVDGRVPVLAGVIDTTTPRVLDHAREAARLGADALVVTAPFYTRTHPREIADHFRRVRQTVDLPLFAYDLPVSVHSKLSPALILELAADGTLAGLKDSSGDEGSLRRLLVALGGRQGRAEGPAPAFSVLTGSELTVDAALLAGVDGVVPGLGNVDPAGYVRLYEAAGASDWPQAAREQERLAGLFAMVDAGPEAEMGRSSSALGAFKAALRLLGVIDCGDTAFPQIQLGAAPVAEVDARLRAAGLTPVR
- a CDS encoding FadR/GntR family transcriptional regulator, with product MNSSRPQGVRAAVRPSLRQEVSEAIKSYILDNHLKPGDPLPSEAELCATLGASRSSIREAVKTLAVLDIVEVRRGHGTYVGRLSLSALVEGLAFRGLLSPRDDFRILSELVEVRELIERGMAARIMATLGPEDLDALDVLVDEMDRRGAHDDRGFAECDRAFHERLMRSLENELVSQLSLAFWDVYAMVAPQLEGISEEAEAGTIADHRAIVRAARQGDVEGLVHALSGHYAPVRRRLAEAQAYEGRGAEAETGRTA